The Bacillus vallismortis genome window below encodes:
- a CDS encoding alpha/beta fold hydrolase, giving the protein MPYITLEDQTRLYYETHGSGTPILFIHGVLMSGQFFHKQCSALSANYQFIRLDLRGHGESDKVLHGHTISQYARDVREFLKAMELDRAVLAGWSMGAFVVWDYLNQFGNDNIQAAVIIDQSASDYQWEGWKHGPFDFDGLKTAMHAIQTDPLPFYESFIQNMFAEPPAETEKEWMLAEILKQPAAISSTILFNQTAADYRGTLQNITVPTLLCFGEDRKFFSTAAGEHLRGKISNSTLVTFSKSSHCPFLEEPDAFNSTLLSFLDGLIGKP; this is encoded by the coding sequence ATGCCATACATCACATTAGAAGATCAGACACGTCTATACTATGAAACGCACGGGAGCGGTACACCGATCCTGTTTATACACGGGGTGCTGATGAGCGGGCAGTTTTTTCACAAACAATGTTCAGCACTATCTGCCAATTATCAGTTTATTCGTCTCGACCTTAGAGGACACGGCGAATCCGACAAAGTGCTTCACGGCCACACCATTTCCCAATACGCCCGCGACGTAAGGGAGTTTCTAAAAGCAATGGAGCTCGATCGTGCCGTTCTCGCCGGCTGGTCAATGGGCGCTTTTGTCGTATGGGATTATCTCAATCAATTTGGGAATGATAACATACAAGCCGCTGTAATCATCGACCAATCCGCTTCCGACTATCAGTGGGAGGGCTGGAAACACGGCCCGTTTGATTTTGACGGTTTAAAAACGGCGATGCACGCCATTCAGACTGATCCGCTGCCATTCTACGAAAGCTTCATCCAGAATATGTTCGCGGAACCGCCTGCTGAGACAGAAAAAGAATGGATGCTGGCAGAAATCCTCAAACAGCCGGCTGCCATTTCAAGCACGATTTTATTTAACCAAACGGCTGCTGATTACCGCGGCACCCTTCAAAACATCACTGTACCGACATTGCTTTGCTTCGGGGAAGACCGCAAATTTTTCTCTACAGCAGCTGGAGAACACTTGCGCGGCAAAATTTCCAACTCCACGCTCGTCACCTTTTCTAAAAGTAGCCATTGCCCGTTTTTAGAAGAGCCTGATGCTTTTAACAGTACACTCCTCTCCTTTTTAGATGGTCTGATTGGAAAGCCATAA
- a CDS encoding DUF4003 family protein, whose product MLTNSLSEKTKQYISIYAELKSKLKWKVAQDQILILISSAYIVNKREFDFERFYDLSSYIKSNIGSFSTLNSHHRFTVASILDIHFQHEAKQTFLTFIDVYNEMVKLGYKRDIFTYLSALILLTGKSDTTNLREQMNTGLSVYQQMKKNHYFLTSPQNVPLAVLLGESGKGLEALNKAETCYQLLAANGFKKGRYLHQVSHILALQSEKAPETLVSHYKHIYQSIIASFKKPKDYHYPDIALLTFLEEPDIKTVLAIARELNQDKAFKRQKEINFKIAVCLYLSEYMENNLLMESGLYTAIEAAIQAQQTAATAAIISSTAAIHSQDGN is encoded by the coding sequence ATGCTGACAAACAGTCTTAGCGAAAAGACAAAACAATACATTTCCATTTATGCCGAATTAAAATCAAAATTAAAATGGAAAGTTGCACAAGATCAGATATTAATACTCATTTCGTCTGCATATATTGTGAATAAAAGAGAGTTTGATTTTGAGCGCTTTTATGATTTGAGCAGCTATATCAAATCAAACATCGGCAGCTTCTCGACACTCAATTCCCACCACCGCTTTACAGTTGCTTCCATTCTGGACATTCATTTTCAGCATGAGGCAAAACAAACGTTTCTGACTTTCATCGACGTATACAATGAAATGGTGAAGCTTGGATATAAGCGGGATATATTCACGTACCTTTCGGCCCTGATCCTGCTCACCGGCAAATCAGACACAACAAACCTAAGAGAACAGATGAACACGGGGCTTTCTGTTTATCAGCAGATGAAGAAAAATCATTATTTCCTCACTTCACCCCAGAATGTTCCGCTTGCCGTATTGCTTGGCGAAAGCGGAAAAGGTTTGGAGGCGCTAAACAAAGCGGAAACATGCTATCAGCTGCTGGCGGCCAACGGGTTTAAAAAAGGGCGGTACTTACATCAGGTCAGCCATATTCTGGCCTTACAAAGTGAAAAAGCCCCTGAAACACTTGTTTCCCATTACAAACATATATATCAATCCATCATTGCATCTTTCAAAAAGCCTAAGGATTATCATTATCCAGACATTGCCCTTCTCACATTTCTGGAAGAGCCAGATATCAAAACCGTTTTGGCTATTGCTCGCGAATTAAACCAAGATAAAGCATTTAAACGGCAAAAGGAGATTAATTTTAAAATTGCTGTCTGCTTATATCTCAGTGAGTATATGGAGAACAATCTGCTGATGGAATCAGGCCTATACACCGCAATCGAAGCGGCAATTCAGGCTCAGCAGACAGCTGCGACAGCCGCCATCATCAGCTCAACAGCAGCCATTCATTCTCAAGACGGAAACTAG
- the cotA gene encoding outer spore coat copper-dependent laccase CotA, whose translation MVLEKFADALPIPDTLKPVQQTKEKTYYEVTMEECTHQLHRDLPPTRLWGYNGLFPGPTIEVKRNENVYVKWMNHLPSTHFLPIDHTIHHSDSQHDEPEVKTVVHLHGGVTPDDSDGYPEAWFSKNFEQTGPYFKREVYHYPNQQRGAILWYHDHAMALTRLNVYAGLVGAYLIHDPKEKRLKLPSGEYDIPLLITDRTINEDGSLFYPNGPENPSPTLPNPSIVPAFCGKTILVNGKVWPYLEVEPRKYRFRVINASNTRTYNLSLDNGGEFIQIGSDGGLLPRSAKLNSFSLAPAERYDIIIDFTAYEGQSIILANSAGCGGDVNPETDANIMQFRVTKPLAQKDESRKPKYLASYPSVQNERIQNIRTLKLAGTQDEYGRPVLLLNNKRWHDPVTEAPKAGTTEIWSIINPTRGTHPIHLHLVSFRVLDRRPFDIARYQESGELSYTGPAVPPPPSEKGWKDTIQAHAGEVLRIAATFGPYSGRYVWHCHILEHEDYDMMRPMDITDPRK comes from the coding sequence ATGGTACTTGAAAAATTTGCGGATGCTCTCCCAATCCCAGATACACTAAAGCCTGTTCAGCAAACAAAAGAAAAGACATACTACGAAGTCACTATGGAAGAATGCACTCACCAGCTCCACCGCGATCTCCCCCCGACCCGCCTTTGGGGCTACAACGGCTTATTTCCGGGGCCTACCATTGAGGTCAAAAGAAATGAGAACGTTTATGTGAAATGGATGAATCACCTTCCTTCAACGCATTTCCTTCCGATTGACCATACGATTCATCACAGCGACAGCCAGCATGATGAGCCCGAAGTAAAGACTGTTGTTCATTTACACGGAGGGGTCACGCCAGATGATAGTGACGGGTATCCGGAAGCTTGGTTTTCCAAGAACTTTGAGCAAACAGGCCCTTATTTCAAACGAGAGGTTTATCATTATCCGAATCAGCAGCGCGGTGCTATTTTGTGGTATCACGATCACGCCATGGCGCTTACCAGGCTGAATGTCTATGCCGGACTCGTCGGCGCTTACCTCATTCACGATCCAAAGGAAAAACGCTTAAAGCTGCCTTCCGGCGAATACGACATACCGCTTCTTATCACAGACCGCACGATCAACGAGGACGGTTCTTTGTTTTATCCAAACGGACCGGAAAACCCTTCCCCGACACTTCCCAATCCTTCAATCGTTCCGGCTTTTTGCGGAAAAACCATACTGGTGAATGGGAAGGTTTGGCCATACTTGGAGGTCGAACCGAGGAAATACCGCTTCCGCGTCATCAACGCCTCCAATACGAGAACCTATAATCTGTCACTCGATAACGGCGGAGAATTTATTCAGATCGGTTCAGACGGCGGGCTTCTTCCGCGCTCTGCTAAACTGAACTCTTTCAGTCTTGCACCTGCCGAACGTTATGATATCATCATTGATTTCACAGCCTATGAAGGACAATCGATCATTTTGGCAAACAGCGCAGGCTGCGGCGGTGACGTCAATCCCGAAACAGATGCGAATATCATGCAATTCAGAGTCACAAAACCATTGGCACAAAAAGATGAAAGCAGAAAGCCGAAGTACCTCGCCTCATACCCTTCGGTGCAGAATGAAAGAATCCAAAACATCAGAACACTGAAACTGGCAGGCACCCAGGACGAATACGGCAGACCGGTCCTTCTTCTCAATAACAAACGGTGGCACGACCCTGTCACAGAAGCACCAAAAGCCGGCACAACTGAAATATGGTCCATTATCAATCCGACACGCGGAACACATCCGATTCACCTGCATCTGGTCTCCTTCCGTGTATTAGACCGCCGGCCATTTGATATCGCACGTTATCAAGAAAGCGGGGAATTGTCCTATACAGGCCCGGCTGTTCCGCCGCCTCCAAGTGAAAAGGGCTGGAAAGACACCATTCAAGCTCACGCCGGTGAAGTCCTGAGAATCGCGGCGACATTCGGGCCATACAGCGGACGATACGTATGGCACTGCCATATTCTTGAGCATGAAGACTATGACATGATGAGACCGATGGATATAACAGATCCCCGTAAATAA
- the gabP gene encoding GABA permease codes for MNQSQSGLKKELKTRHMTMISIAGVIGAGLFVGSGSVIHSTGPGAIVSYALAGLLVIFIMRMLGEMSSVNPTSGSFSQYAHDAIGPWAGFAIGWLYWFFWVVVIAIEAIAGAGIIQYWFHDIPLWLTSLILTVLLTLTNIYSVKSFGEFEYWFSLIKVVTIILFLIIGFAFIFGFAPGSSPVGLSNLTGQGGFFPQGISSVLLGIVVVIFSFMGTEIVAIAAGETSNPLESVTKATRSVVWRIIVFYVGSIAVVVALLPWNSANILESPFVAVLGHIGVPAAAQIMNFIVLTAVLSCLNSGLYTTSRMLYSLAERKEAPRRFMKLSKKGAPVQAIVAGTLFSYIAVVMNYFSPDTVFLFLVNSSGAIALLVYLVIAVSHLRMRKKLEKTNPEALKIKMWLFPYLTYVTIIAICGILVSMAFIDSMRDELLLTGVITGIVLISYLVFRKRKVSEKAAAKSVTHQQPDILP; via the coding sequence ATGAACCAGTCTCAATCAGGATTAAAAAAAGAATTAAAGACCCGCCATATGACCATGATTTCGATCGCGGGCGTGATCGGAGCCGGCCTATTTGTAGGCAGCGGTTCAGTCATTCACTCGACCGGTCCCGGTGCTATCGTTTCTTACGCGCTAGCCGGCTTACTGGTTATTTTCATCATGAGAATGCTCGGTGAAATGTCTTCCGTAAACCCGACGAGCGGATCGTTTTCCCAATACGCTCATGACGCCATCGGGCCATGGGCCGGATTTGCAATCGGCTGGCTGTATTGGTTTTTCTGGGTCGTCGTTATCGCGATTGAAGCAATTGCCGGAGCCGGCATCATTCAATACTGGTTCCACGATATTCCTCTGTGGCTCACAAGCTTAATTTTGACCGTATTGCTCACACTGACCAACATTTATTCCGTTAAATCATTCGGTGAATTCGAATATTGGTTCTCCCTTATTAAGGTCGTTACGATTATTTTGTTTTTAATTATTGGATTCGCTTTCATTTTTGGGTTCGCACCAGGAAGCAGTCCAGTGGGCCTCTCCAACTTGACGGGCCAAGGCGGATTTTTCCCGCAAGGCATCAGCTCCGTATTGCTTGGCATTGTCGTCGTTATTTTTTCCTTTATGGGAACGGAAATCGTTGCTATCGCTGCAGGAGAAACATCCAATCCATTGGAATCCGTGACCAAAGCGACGCGTTCCGTTGTGTGGCGCATCATTGTCTTTTACGTCGGCTCTATTGCCGTTGTCGTTGCGCTTTTGCCTTGGAATTCAGCCAATATTTTAGAAAGTCCGTTCGTCGCTGTGCTCGGGCATATCGGTGTTCCCGCTGCCGCGCAGATTATGAATTTTATCGTCCTCACCGCTGTACTCTCTTGCCTGAATTCAGGTTTGTACACCACATCCAGAATGCTGTATTCACTTGCAGAAAGAAAGGAAGCACCGCGCCGCTTTATGAAATTAAGCAAAAAAGGTGCTCCCGTACAGGCGATTGTTGCCGGTACACTTTTCTCATATATCGCGGTTGTGATGAATTACTTTTCTCCTGATACCGTCTTTTTATTTTTAGTCAATTCATCAGGCGCAATTGCACTGCTCGTCTATCTCGTCATCGCTGTTTCCCATTTGAGAATGCGTAAAAAACTTGAAAAAACGAACCCTGAAGCTTTAAAGATTAAAATGTGGCTCTTCCCATACTTAACCTACGTGACCATTATCGCCATCTGCGGGATTTTAGTATCTATGGCATTCATTGATTCCATGAGAGACGAGCTGCTGCTGACAGGCGTCATCACAGGAATCGTTCTGATTTCTTATCTTGTGTTCAGAAAACGCAAGGTGAGCGAAAAAGCGGCAGCCAAGTCTGTCACACATCAGCAGCCCGACATCCTCCCTTAA
- the mneS gene encoding manganese transporter MneS has product MERYDELKKGEAGAIVSISAYLVLSAIKLIIGYFFHSEALMADGFNNTTDIIASVAVLIGLRISQKPPDEDHPYGHFRAETIASLIASFIMMVVGLQVLFSAGESIFSAKQETPDMIAAWTAAGGAVLMLMVYQYNKRLAKKVKSHALLAAAADNKSDAFVSVGTFIGITAAQFRLAWIDTVTAFVIGLLICKTAWDIFKESSHSLTDGFDVKDISAYKQTIEKIPGVRRLKDIKARYLGSTVYVDVVVEVSADLNITESHDIANEIERRMKEEHAIDYSHVHMEPLERK; this is encoded by the coding sequence ATGGAGAGATACGATGAACTGAAGAAGGGAGAAGCCGGGGCTATTGTCAGCATTTCCGCGTATCTTGTCCTGTCCGCGATTAAGCTGATCATCGGTTATTTCTTTCACTCGGAAGCGCTTATGGCAGACGGGTTTAATAACACAACTGATATTATTGCTTCTGTTGCTGTGCTGATCGGCCTTCGCATCTCTCAAAAGCCTCCTGATGAAGATCATCCATACGGCCACTTCCGGGCGGAAACGATTGCATCACTTATCGCATCCTTTATTATGATGGTTGTCGGACTGCAAGTGCTGTTCAGCGCCGGAGAATCTATTTTTTCTGCTAAACAAGAGACGCCGGATATGATTGCGGCTTGGACGGCAGCAGGCGGGGCAGTCCTGATGCTTATGGTGTACCAGTACAATAAAAGGCTGGCCAAAAAGGTGAAGAGCCATGCGCTCCTTGCCGCGGCCGCTGATAATAAATCGGATGCGTTCGTCAGCGTCGGCACGTTTATCGGAATTACGGCTGCGCAATTCCGCCTTGCTTGGATTGATACGGTCACGGCGTTTGTGATCGGTCTGCTCATTTGCAAAACGGCATGGGATATTTTCAAAGAATCATCTCACTCTTTGACAGATGGATTCGACGTAAAAGACATTTCAGCTTATAAACAGACAATCGAAAAGATTCCAGGTGTACGCCGTTTAAAAGATATTAAAGCGAGATACTTGGGCAGTACGGTCTACGTTGATGTGGTGGTTGAAGTATCCGCTGATTTAAATATTACGGAAAGCCACGATATTGCCAATGAAATTGAGCGGAGAATGAAGGAGGAGCATGCGATTGATTATTCACATGTTCATATGGAACCTTTAGAACGCAAATAA
- a CDS encoding MoxR family ATPase: MAYQEDLHPLLGKAVEHINRVMVGKRDIAVLSLAAILAKGHVLLEDVPGVGKTMMVRALAKSIGADFKRIQFTPDLLPSDVTGVSIYNAKTMEFEYRPGPIMGNIVLADEINRTSPKTQSALLEAMEEGSVTVDGHTMPLAAPFFVMATQNPFEYEGTYPLPEAQLDRFLFKLRMGYPTFNEELDVLSLQEKSHPIETLEPVISKEDFIRLQREVQNVRADDSIKEYIVEIVQKTRQHASVQLGVSPRGSIALMKAAQAYALLHHRDYVIPDDIQYLAPFALPHRMLLQPEAKFEGIEADAIVREIMSVVKVPVQRSSIR; encoded by the coding sequence ATGGCATACCAAGAAGACCTGCATCCTTTGCTGGGGAAAGCAGTTGAACATATTAATAGAGTAATGGTGGGAAAACGAGACATCGCCGTACTCAGCTTAGCAGCCATTCTTGCCAAAGGGCATGTGCTGCTTGAGGATGTACCCGGAGTCGGTAAAACGATGATGGTCCGCGCGCTGGCAAAGTCAATCGGCGCCGACTTCAAAAGAATTCAATTCACTCCGGATTTGCTGCCATCTGATGTCACAGGCGTGTCCATCTATAATGCGAAAACGATGGAATTTGAATACCGTCCCGGCCCGATTATGGGAAATATCGTGCTGGCCGATGAAATCAACCGTACCTCTCCGAAGACACAGTCTGCTTTGCTAGAAGCGATGGAAGAAGGAAGTGTAACGGTAGATGGCCATACGATGCCGCTTGCGGCTCCGTTTTTTGTGATGGCAACGCAAAACCCGTTCGAATATGAAGGGACGTACCCATTGCCGGAAGCCCAGCTTGACCGTTTTTTATTCAAACTTCGCATGGGTTATCCGACCTTTAATGAGGAGCTGGACGTCTTATCTCTTCAGGAAAAAAGCCATCCGATTGAGACGCTTGAGCCGGTTATTTCAAAAGAAGACTTCATCCGTTTGCAGCGGGAAGTGCAAAATGTTCGCGCCGATGACAGCATTAAAGAATACATTGTGGAAATCGTGCAGAAAACGAGACAGCATGCCTCTGTTCAATTAGGCGTCAGTCCGCGCGGATCAATCGCTCTCATGAAAGCGGCCCAAGCATATGCGCTGCTCCATCATCGCGACTATGTCATTCCGGATGATATTCAATATTTGGCTCCTTTCGCGCTTCCGCACCGGATGCTGCTGCAGCCAGAGGCGAAGTTTGAAGGTATCGAGGCAGACGCGATCGTACGGGAGATCATGTCCGTTGTGAAGGTACCGGTTCAAAGGTCGTCGATCCGCTGA
- a CDS encoding DUF58 domain-containing protein has protein sequence MMKKTQWLVYGWKLIVLTLLTAAVFSYAMFQGGFVSWFLFYAFLPFVVYAGLLALYPLRSFQASRQMAKTQLQAGDRLGVSVTLRRKLPFPLMYMVIEDCLPEGIESLNRDEAAAKRLVFPWFKRRMTMSYELARVPRGEHHFHAVRVRTGDVLGLIEKTAFYELDDTLFVYPSFQRLSYQVNERHQEDGVSGSSPVHQHHSAVAASVRDYQPGDRFAALDWKTSARRSQLMTKEFEPSRSKNLVLLMDRFSSEAFEEVVTVSASILHSVLQSGAGAGLASVGKEKTLFPIQEGEQHFKRMLRHLAVVHCDAADPVSRYVREELGKPSVRKADKVIVTGQFTEDLLNLAETGGGRFTVILAKEKDAELSQAENVMVERMMKRQIRVQVMRGGRVSRVV, from the coding sequence CTGATGAAGAAGACGCAATGGCTGGTATATGGGTGGAAGCTGATTGTATTAACGCTATTGACTGCTGCTGTTTTTTCTTACGCGATGTTTCAAGGCGGCTTTGTCAGCTGGTTTTTGTTTTACGCGTTTCTCCCTTTTGTCGTGTATGCCGGACTGCTGGCGTTGTATCCGCTCCGCTCTTTTCAGGCTTCACGGCAAATGGCCAAAACACAATTGCAAGCGGGGGACAGGCTGGGCGTGTCGGTAACGCTGAGAAGGAAGCTGCCGTTTCCGCTGATGTATATGGTGATTGAAGATTGCCTGCCAGAAGGAATCGAGTCATTGAACCGAGACGAAGCCGCGGCCAAACGTCTCGTTTTTCCTTGGTTTAAACGGCGTATGACGATGTCGTATGAATTAGCTCGCGTACCGCGCGGAGAACATCATTTTCATGCTGTCAGGGTGCGAACCGGGGACGTTCTCGGCTTGATTGAAAAAACAGCTTTTTATGAGCTGGATGATACCCTGTTTGTCTATCCATCCTTTCAGCGACTTTCTTATCAGGTGAATGAGAGGCATCAGGAAGATGGTGTAAGCGGGTCTTCTCCGGTTCATCAGCACCATTCCGCAGTCGCAGCGAGTGTTCGGGATTACCAGCCGGGAGACCGGTTTGCCGCGTTAGACTGGAAGACTTCTGCACGGCGGAGCCAGCTGATGACGAAGGAATTTGAACCGTCTCGAAGCAAAAACCTGGTTCTTCTGATGGATCGTTTTTCCTCTGAAGCATTCGAAGAGGTCGTTACTGTGTCAGCTTCGATTCTTCATTCTGTTTTACAAAGCGGCGCGGGGGCAGGTTTGGCCTCAGTCGGAAAGGAAAAAACGCTTTTTCCTATTCAAGAAGGGGAGCAGCATTTTAAGCGCATGCTTCGGCATTTAGCCGTCGTTCATTGTGATGCGGCTGACCCGGTAAGCCGATATGTACGGGAGGAGCTGGGTAAGCCGTCTGTTCGCAAAGCTGATAAGGTGATCGTCACGGGGCAGTTCACGGAAGATTTGTTGAACTTAGCAGAAACCGGGGGAGGCCGGTTTACAGTGATCCTGGCAAAAGAGAAAGACGCTGAGCTTTCTCAAGCTGAAAATGTCATGGTCGAACGCATGATGAAACGCCAAATCAGAGTTCAGGTCATGAGGGGCGGACGAGTTTCGCGTGTTGTTTAG
- a CDS encoding DUF4129 domain-containing transglutaminase family protein codes for MPHDDQKGSRLSLLLFYFLAFLLLWEWLRPLDRFTDTKHTGFFIVFIGLTFLLSFFRMRWFVTVPFCVLFTLISVHILFYQGSIFDLNWVSSFLRDVYLNITLIQSGQWNDMIPSFRTLLFFVLLWLLVYLLHYWVIYQRRILFFFMMTVAYITILDTFTPYDATFAVIRIVLIGFFMLGLLYLERIKLMERIALPKISVLKWFLPLSVFILAAVGFGLAAPKSDPAWPDPVPFLKKMTNQERVPAGESKIGYGNHDESLGGPFQQDDTPVFTWQGKERTYFRVETKDTYTGKGWIETDTGMSYQLSGGKVENLWFDHKVATERSAVRVKVDEHYGYNHVMYPIGAKTIQPKQAVSLEMNGNTEQISPISEQAGEIRNMGSYSVTYNSPVYKLDELRKVKVRNNSEEYTFSNRYMQLPDSLPERVRTLAAKLTQDHDNMFDKVKAVEDYLGSNQFTYETENVTIPKDDGDYVDQFLFETKMGYCDNFSSAMVVLLRSAGIPARWVKGYTSGEYKEAGNKNGSIYEVTNNNAHSWVEVYFPEQGWVTFEPTKGFTNPAAFTSSDTKDSGSESSSSPEKTKEAQKKEKKQPEKQKEKRETPVSKKPSASRENAGAGWYGALGVLAVLLLAAVLLYVFRSLWIPIFVVRKLKRRSDQHVFFEAYGALLKQLKRRGIPKRDSETLRDYAKRIDGKYSSEDMSKLTSSYERALYRNEDSKALWNETRELWENLIKRRWS; via the coding sequence ATGCCGCACGATGATCAGAAGGGAAGCCGTTTGAGCTTGCTGCTATTTTATTTTCTGGCGTTTTTATTGCTGTGGGAGTGGCTCAGACCGCTTGACCGTTTTACAGATACGAAACATACGGGTTTTTTTATTGTCTTTATCGGCTTGACGTTTCTACTGAGTTTTTTCAGAATGAGGTGGTTTGTCACCGTTCCTTTTTGTGTCTTATTTACGTTGATCTCGGTGCACATCCTGTTTTATCAAGGGTCCATCTTTGATTTGAACTGGGTCAGCTCTTTTTTGCGGGATGTCTATTTGAATATCACGCTGATACAATCAGGGCAATGGAATGACATGATTCCTTCGTTTCGGACCCTGTTGTTTTTTGTGCTGTTGTGGCTGCTGGTCTATCTCCTTCATTATTGGGTGATTTACCAGAGAAGAATCTTATTTTTCTTTATGATGACAGTAGCGTATATTACGATTCTTGATACCTTTACGCCATATGATGCCACTTTTGCCGTCATCCGTATCGTGCTGATCGGCTTCTTTATGCTTGGCCTTTTATACTTAGAACGCATCAAGCTGATGGAAAGAATCGCATTGCCAAAAATATCTGTCCTGAAATGGTTTCTGCCGTTATCGGTATTCATTTTGGCTGCCGTGGGATTCGGACTTGCCGCTCCGAAATCAGATCCGGCTTGGCCTGATCCGGTGCCTTTTCTCAAAAAAATGACCAATCAAGAGCGTGTGCCGGCTGGTGAAAGCAAAATCGGATACGGGAACCATGACGAATCACTCGGCGGCCCGTTTCAGCAGGATGACACCCCTGTTTTTACTTGGCAGGGAAAAGAGCGTACGTATTTCCGTGTGGAAACGAAGGATACGTATACCGGGAAAGGTTGGATTGAAACAGACACAGGCATGTCATATCAGCTAAGCGGAGGGAAAGTTGAAAATCTATGGTTTGACCACAAGGTTGCGACAGAACGCAGCGCCGTCCGTGTCAAAGTTGATGAACACTACGGGTATAACCATGTGATGTATCCGATCGGTGCGAAAACCATACAGCCAAAGCAGGCTGTCTCGCTTGAAATGAACGGAAACACGGAACAAATTTCCCCGATCAGTGAACAAGCCGGTGAGATCAGAAATATGGGGAGCTATTCCGTAACGTACAATTCCCCGGTCTACAAGCTGGATGAGCTGAGAAAGGTGAAAGTGAGAAACAACAGTGAGGAATACACATTCAGCAACCGCTATATGCAGCTGCCGGATTCACTGCCTGAGCGGGTGAGAACCCTTGCGGCCAAGCTGACTCAGGATCATGATAATATGTTTGATAAGGTGAAAGCGGTTGAGGACTATTTAGGTTCAAATCAGTTCACATATGAAACCGAAAACGTGACCATCCCTAAGGATGATGGGGATTATGTCGATCAATTTCTGTTTGAAACAAAGATGGGCTACTGTGATAACTTTTCTTCCGCTATGGTGGTGCTCCTGCGTTCGGCCGGCATTCCGGCCCGCTGGGTCAAGGGGTATACATCAGGCGAATATAAAGAAGCGGGAAACAAAAACGGCAGCATCTACGAGGTGACAAATAACAACGCCCATTCCTGGGTAGAGGTGTATTTCCCAGAACAGGGCTGGGTCACATTTGAGCCGACTAAAGGGTTTACAAACCCGGCTGCATTTACTTCTTCTGACACAAAGGATTCCGGCAGCGAAAGCAGCAGCTCACCGGAGAAAACAAAAGAAGCGCAGAAAAAAGAGAAAAAACAGCCGGAAAAACAAAAGGAAAAACGGGAGACACCAGTTTCTAAAAAACCGTCCGCTTCACGTGAAAATGCCGGGGCGGGCTGGTATGGAGCGCTTGGGGTTCTTGCAGTCCTGCTCTTGGCAGCGGTCTTGCTGTATGTTTTCCGTTCGCTATGGATTCCTATTTTCGTTGTAAGAAAATTGAAGCGGCGCAGCGATCAGCACGTGTTTTTTGAGGCATATGGCGCGCTGCTGAAACAGCTGAAGAGAAGAGGCATTCCGAAACGAGACAGTGAAACGCTGCGTGACTATGCGAAACGAATCGATGGAAAATATAGCTCGGAAGACATGTCAAAGCTGACATCAAGCTATGAACGGGCGCTTTACAGAAATGAAGATTCGAAGGCGCTTTGGAATGAAACCAGAGAGTTATGGGAAAATTTAATTAAAAGAAGATGGTCTTGA